In Artemia franciscana chromosome 4, ASM3288406v1, whole genome shotgun sequence, a single window of DNA contains:
- the LOC136026635 gene encoding GTP-binding protein 1-like — translation MKMLKSPGCRKTPILIKNHDDVVFSATNFTTETLCPVFQVSNVSGENLDLLRSFLNLLSARMPAHVNDPAEFQIDDTYSVPGVGTVVSGTALRGCIKLNDTLLLGPDPVGQFVPISDY, via the exons atgaaaatgttaaaatccCCAGGCTGTCGAAAAACCCCTATCTTGATTAAGAATCACGACGATGTCGTCTTCAGTGCTACAAATTTCACAACTGAAAC ACTTTGCCCCGTTTTTCAAGTGAGTAACGTCTCAGGAGAGAATCTCGATCTCTTAAGAAGTTTCCTAAATTTATTATCTGCAAGAATGCCAGCTCATGTGAATGATCCAGCCGAGTTTCAAATTGATGATACTTATTCAGTTCCT gGCGTTGGCACAGTTGTTTCTGGAACAGCATTACGTGGATGTATTAAACTCAACGATACACTCCTATTAGGACCGGATCCAGTTGGACAGTTTGTCCCTATTAGTGATTACTAA